A single region of the Paraburkholderia sp. SOS3 genome encodes:
- the pilP gene encoding type IV pilus biogenesis protein PilP, with protein MQTDLLFRVRLAAFAGCLAWSAAGHAATGQGASRDTQQSEPSGSTTSNAADELMHLQEQTLLLKAQLKKLDAQAQVAERTAALSRLGGGGADDIDSGRGALRVVAIEGLGRRLSATLQTVDGQQFDVAAGDQLPNGVRIVSVAANEVLARSNSGRTLHLMPVLSRGAVPYGPAPAAGVPGLPSGFPAMPRE; from the coding sequence ATGCAAACTGATCTGCTTTTTCGCGTGCGGCTCGCGGCGTTTGCGGGCTGCCTCGCGTGGAGCGCGGCAGGCCATGCCGCCACCGGGCAAGGCGCCTCGCGCGACACGCAACAAAGCGAACCGTCTGGCTCGACGACGTCGAATGCGGCGGACGAACTCATGCATCTGCAGGAGCAGACGCTGCTGCTCAAAGCGCAGCTCAAGAAGCTCGACGCGCAGGCGCAGGTGGCTGAACGCACGGCGGCGCTGTCGCGGCTCGGCGGCGGCGGCGCGGATGACATCGACAGCGGCCGCGGCGCATTGCGTGTGGTCGCGATCGAGGGGCTGGGTCGCCGCCTCTCGGCGACGCTGCAGACGGTCGACGGTCAACAGTTCGACGTGGCCGCGGGTGATCAATTGCCCAACGGTGTGCGCATCGTGTCGGTGGCGGCGAATGAGGTGCTCGCGCGCTCGAACAGCGGCCGCACGCTGCACCTGATGCCGGTTCTGTCGCGCGGTGCCGTTCCTTACGGCCCGGCGCCGGCCGCCGGCGTGCCCGGTTTGCCCTCCGGCTTTCCGGCAATGCCGAGGGAGTGA